A window of the Henckelia pumila isolate YLH828 chromosome 3, ASM3356847v2, whole genome shotgun sequence genome harbors these coding sequences:
- the LOC140889469 gene encoding uncharacterized protein, with amino-acid sequence MPSSLRRLFVSILVFCQPTKVRELWDEFHTYMSEDYGRSNSANNHPLPRIIEDELSIQIPDDDLRSIEHLNAQQKMTFDSVIQSIMCNQPKLFFIDGPGGTGKTFLYHTILAHLRKSGKIVIAVATSGIAKTLLPGGRTAHSRL; translated from the exons ATGCCTTCGTCATTGAGAAGATTATTTGTCTCCATTTTGGTGTTTTGCCAACCAACAAAGGTTCGAGAACTTTGGGATGAGTTCCACACATATATGTCTGAAGATTATGGAAGATCAAATTCAGCAAATA ACCACCCACTTCCAAGAATAATTGAAGATGAGCTTTCAATTCAAATTCCAGATGACGATTTGAGATCTATTGAACATTTGAATGCTCAACAAAAGATGACATTTGACTCTGTCATACAAAGCATTATGTGCAACCAACCAAAACTATTCTTTATTGATGGTCCAGGAGGGACTGGAAAAACTTTTCTTTACCATACAATTTTGGCTCATCTCAGAAAGAGTGGAAAAATTGTAATTGCCGTAGCAACTTCTGGAATAGCTAAAACATTGTTGCCTGGGGGAAGGACCGCACATTCACGTCTATAA